The region GATGACGCAGCAGGCGCTGATCATGGGGATCGGCGGCAAGGACCCGCAGGTGGACCCGGATGCGTTCACGGCACCGATGTCCGTGGTGATCGGGGACGTCACCCTGCACGCGGGCGCGAGCGTCTGGTACGGCGCGGTACTGCGCGCCGACTTCGGTCCGATCGTCATCGGCGCCGACAGCAACATCCAGGACAACTGCACCCTTCACGTCGACCCCGGCTTCCCGATCACGGTCGGCGAGCGCGTCTCGGTCGGCCACAACGCCGTACTGCACGGCGCGACGGTCGAGGACGACTGCCTGATCGGCATGGGCGCCACGGTCCTCAACGGCGCGGTGATCGGCGCCGGTTCCCTGGTGGCGGCCCAGGCCCTGGTCCCCCAGGGGATGCAGGTCCCGCCGGGCTCCCTGGTGGCCGGAGTCCCCGCCAAGGTGAAGCGCCCGCTGACGGAGGAGGAACGCCAGGGCCTCACCCTGAACGGCACCTTCTACGTGGACCTGGCAAAGACGCACAAGGAAGCACACGGGAGCTGAAGCGCCCCTTCAGGGGCGCGCGGCTGAGTTCACCATGCGGCGGAGCCGCGTGGGCGCGCCCAGCCACGTACAGCCTGCAGACACACGACGACGGGAACCTACTCGGCAGCCGCCACCGGCTCCCGCTCCCCCGTCTCGATCTCCGCCGCCGCCTTCTTCGCCTTGCGCTTCACGATCAGCATCGAGGCAAGCCCGATGAGCACGGCCACCACGAGCCCGACCCACGAGAAGCGCTTCAGCCAGGACTCGGCGACGACACCCACGTAGTAGATGACCGCGGTGGTGCCCCCGGCCCAGATGATCCCGCCCAGCACATTGGCGATCAGGAACTTCCAGTACGGCATCTTCAGCACACCCGCGAGCGGCCCGGCGAAGATCCGCAGCAGCGCGATGAACCGGCCGAAGAAGACGGCCCACATGCCCCACTTCTGGAAGGACCGCTCGGCGGTCGCGACGTGCCCCTCGCTGAAGTGCCTGGGGAACTTCGCTCCCAGCCAGGCCAACAGGGGGCGCCCGCCCTTGCGGCCGATGGCGTAGCCGATGGAGTCTCCGACGATCGCGCCGATGCTGGCGCACGCGCCGAGGATGACGGGGTTGATGCCCGAGTGCTGGGAGGACAGCAGCGCCGCCGAGACCAGGATGATCTCACCGGGCAACGGGATGCCCAGGCTCTCCAGGCCGATGACCAGGGCCACCAGCGCATAGATGCTGACCGCGGGTACCGTCTCGAGCCAATGCTGGACGTCCAACGCCGGTTCCTCCCGAATCGCACACTTCCCGGCGTGCGCCCGCGACGACGGGCACACGCCGGGAAGCCTACCGCTCAGCCTCGCGCGGCGGCGTCCCACAGGTCGCACCGATGCTCCCGGTGGACGGTCGTGCTCACGATGTTCCCGCCTCGCGAGGCGGTCCGCAGCGAGAGCACAGGACCGGCTCCGCCGGGCATCGCGGGCTGCCCGTCGGCACGCGGCACCCCGCCCCTGACGAACGACCCCCAATACTGGATCATCTGCCGCGACAGCACGCGCTGCTCCGCGTTCAGCGGGGTGGTGAGCCCGAAGTGCTTGAAGAGGTACTGCACCTCGTTCACATGGGTCGCACCGAAGTCGAAGCCCGTGTGGAGATCGCGCAGCGAGGCGAACGGCGGCGAGGTGCGGTCGGCGAACTCGTACGCGTACACGGGCCCGCGTCCGGCGAGCACCCCGTCGAGCCGCAGCGCCGGACACGCCATGAGGTAGTCACCGAAGGCGGTGGCGTAGGCGAGGGTCGGCGACGCGTAGCCGTCGAGCGGATAGCGCTCGAGCACCCGCTCGCCCAGTTCGGCGCCCCAGGCGTCCTTCACGACCGCCGGGTACCGCTCGGCGGTGAGCGGGGTGCCGGCGTTGTCGAACCGGGCGAACGCGAACAGCCGCCCCTCGTCCTCGTTCGCCCCGTTCAGCACGGGGACCCGGGCCGCGACCCCCTTCGCATACGCCTCGAAGGGCTGTACCGGCAGGAAGGCGCCGCCCACGACGGGCCCCCAGTCGAATCCGCCCTGCGCGGCGAGGATCTCCGCGGACGACTTGCCGCGCAGACACGCCGCCGACAGATCGGCGCAGCCCGCCTTCCGCGCGAAGGCCGCGCCGGCGGCCACGGCCGCCTCGTGGGTGCGCGCCGCGCAGTTCCCGTACGCGCCGCTCTCGACGATCCCCGCCCGGTACAGGCCCTTCGAGGTCGGCGAGGCCAGCTGGGTGCAGACCGAGCGGCCGCCCGCCGACTCGCCCGCGACGGTGACGCGGCCGGGATCACCGCCGAAGCGGCCGATGTCGGCGCGTACCCAGCGCAGTGCGGCCTGTTGGTCGAGCATGCCGAAGTTGCCCGAGACCCCGTCGCGGGCCTCGCCGTCGAGTCCGGCCGTGGCGAGGAATCCCATGGCGCCGAGGCGGTAGTTGACGGTCACGACGACCGTTCCGGTCTGCCGGGCGAAGGTGTCGGGCACGATGTCCTCGCCCGCGCCCGCGGTGAGCCCGCCGCCGTGCAGCCAGACCATCACCGGCCGGCTTCCGGCGCCTTCGGGGACGTACACGTTGAGGTCGAGGCAGTCCTCGGTGTGGCTGGGCCGCTCGTAGCCGGGGTCCCAACTGGCCGTCTGCACACACCGGTTGCCGAAGTCCCGCGCGGTGCGCACACCGCGCCAGGGTGCGACCGGCTCCGGGTCCTTCCAGCGGAGAGCGCCGACGGGCGGCTGTGCGTACGGGATGCCGAGGAACTGGCGTCCCTCGGCGGTGACTTCGCCCCGGACCAGCCCGGCGGCGGTACGCACGACGGTCGGGTCCTGCGCGGCGTGCGCCGGGGCCGGGGCGGCAAGGGCCGGTGCCGGGGCGGCGAGCGCGGCGGCGAAGACCGTCACCCCCACCACCAGCGTGCGCAGGCGGCCGGATCGGACGATCTGCCCCCTGTTCACGCGCCCACCTCCACGCTGCCGCGCAGCCGCAGGTCCCGCGACGACGAGCCCACCCACACCGCGCGCCGCCCGGTGCCGAGGACCCAGTCGTGCCGCCCCGCGTCCCAGGACGACAGCGTGCGCGGGTCGAGGCGCACCGTCACCCGTCGCCGCTCCCCCGCCCGCAGCGTCAGCCGCCGGTACCCGGCCAGCACCCGTACGGCCTGGTCGAGCCGGAGATCAGGGGACGGCCCCAGGTAGACCTGCGCCACCTCGACACCGTCGCGCCGCCCGGTGTTGCGCACGGTGAAGCCGACCTCTCTCCCCCGGACCCGCAGATCCTCGTACGCGAACGAGGTGTACGAGAGTCCGTGCCCGAAGGGGAACAGCGGGGGCACGCCCTGCGCGTCATACCAGCGGTAGCCGACGTGGATCCCCTCCGAGTACTCCTCGGTGCCGTTCACGCCGGGATAGCGGCGCGGGTCGCCTGCGACCGGGTGGTGGGCGTCGTCGACCGCGAAGGACTGGGTGAGCCGGCCGCCGGGATCGCAGTCGCCGAACAGGACGGCGGCGGTGGCGGCCGCGCCCTCCTGGCCCGGGTAGTACATCTGGAGCACGGCGGCCGTGCCGTCCAGCCAGGGCATCGAGGTCGAGGAGGAGGTGTTGAGGACGACGGCCGTCCGGGGGTTGGCCGCGGCGACGGCCTTGATCAGCCGCTCCTGGTTGCCGGGCAGCGCGAGGGTGCCGCGGTCCAGGCCCTCGGTGGCGTCCTCGTAGGCGAAGAGGACGACGCTGTGGGCGGCGCGCGCGGCGTCGACCGCCTCGGCGACGTCCTGCGCTCGGGTCGCGCCGGTGATGCGCCGCAGCCGGAACAGCTGTCCCGTGTCGGCGCCCTGGGCGGTGATGGAGACCTGGTGCGCGCCCCGGGAGAGGTTCAGGGCCTTGCGGCGTACGGCGAGTCCGTCGGGCGCCGCGGAGACCAGACCGCCGCTGAAGTACTCGCCGTAGCCGGGCAGCGGCGGGAAGAGCTCGACCCCGTCGACGAGCACCGTGGGCCGGATGCCGGAGTAGTGGATGACGAAGGTCCACTCGTCGGCGTCCGCGACGGTGAGCGTCCCCGTGTACGTCCAGGCCCCTCCGGCGGCGACACGCTGGCCCTCGGTGTCGATGCCGGCGGTCAGCGCCCCGTCGGGGATCGCCTTGCCGAAGAGGTCCTCACCGAGCGCGTACGACACCCGGGCGCCGCCTCCCGCGCGGGAGCGGATGGCGTCGAGCGGGCTGTCGGCGTGGTCCGGGACGACGTGCGCGCTGCCGCCGCCGCTGATGAACGGCAGGGAGCCGGTGGGGCCGACGACGGCGATGCTGCGGGCGGCGGCGCCGGTCAGGGGCAGTGCGTGTCGCTTGTTGCGCAGGAGCGTCGCGCCCGCCTTGGCGACCTCCAGGGCGACGGCCGCGCCCGCCTTCGGGTCGCGGGCGGGACGGGGCGGCACGCTGCCGTCGAGCAGTCCGAAGTGGTCCATCACCGCGAGGACGCGGCGTACGGCCCGGTCGACGTAGGACTCGGCCACGGCTCCGCTCCGCACGGCCGTCTTCAGGGCGGCCCCGAAGTACGTCCCGTCCGGCATCTCCATGTCGAGGCCCGCGGTGAGGGCGGTGACGGTGCTGTGGGCCGCGAACCAGTCGGTCATCACCCAGCCGCCGAAGCCCCACCGCTCGCGCAGGATGTCGGTGAGGAGCGTCTTGTTCTCGCAGGCGAAGGTGCCGTTGACCTTGTTGTACGCGCCCATGACCGCGCCGGTGCGGGCGGCGACGGCCGCCTCGAAGCCGCGCAGTTCGACCTCGTGCATGGTCTGCTCGTCGACCCGCACGTCGATGGAATTGCGGTCCTGCTCCTGGTTGTTCAGCGCGAAGTGCTTGACGGTCGCGATGAGGCCCTCGCCCTGGATGCCGCGGATCTCGGCCGCGACCAGGTCGCCGGCGAGCAGCGGGTCCTCGCTGAATGTCTCGAAGTTGCGGCCCGCGTACGGGGTGCGGATGAGGTTGACCATCGGGGAGAGCAGCACGTCCTGGCCGAGGGCACGGCCCTCGCGCCCGATGACCTGCCCGTAGCGGCGGGCCAGGCCGGGGTCGAAGGCGGAGGCGAGAAGCACCGGGGCGGGCAGGGCGGTGGCGTGCCGGGTGACACGGACTCCGGCGGGGCCGTCGGCGAGGCGGAGCGGGGGGATACCGAGGCGGGGTACTCCGGGTATGTACCCGGCCTGGCCGAGCGAGGCGGGGTCGGTGGCGCCGTGCAGCAGGGAGATCTTCTCGTCAAGAGTGAGTTTGACTATCAGACCCTCTACGCGAGGGCCGGCGCCGGATCTGGACTCCGCCCGGGCGAGCGGAACGGGGCCGGTGGCGGTGGTGGCCGCCGCGGCGACCGCGATGGCGCCGCCCAGCAGACGCAGGGTCGAACGCCGGGAAAAGGTGTGGGACATGAGCCGTCACTCCTTCGGTGCGCGGGCACGTCGTCGTGAACCGCGGGTACGCGCGCCGACGACAACGGCCGCGTTCGGCCCTTGAACACACCAGGCATCAGGCCGGACGTGACACGCCGTCACACAGCACGGGTACGGCGCGAAAGCTATGACCGCCGGTGACTCGTGTCAATGAAATGAACAAGAACCGCCGACACCCCGACAACAACCGAAGGGACCACAGCAGGGACTGCAGAAGGGACCGCAGTAGAGACCGCAGTAGGGACCGCGGCGAGGGTGGGTTATGCCGCCGCCGGGCCTCCCGCCACCACCAGTTCCGCGTTGCGGTCCCCGGCACCACCCGCCCAGCCCTCCTGGACGCCTCCCTTCATGCTCTCGGCGAGGCCGGGAGCGTTGTAGGCCACTTCCCGGTACAGGGAGGCGAGTCCCACCGCAGACAGGTCGTCGAAGTCCCGGGCGGTGCGGTGCGGCGCGGCGGACTCGACGAGGGTGGTGAACAGGGACACCGTCCCGTCCCCGTTGTCGGTCAGCTCGATCAGCCGGGCGTGGTGCGGATAGTCCACGTGGGAGGCGGTGTTGACCTCCCAGAAGGAGCGGGCGGGCGTCGCGTGCGCGTGCGGCGTGATCCGGTTGACGTGGCTGTGCCCGTTGATCCAGGCCACCACGTTCGGGAACCGGCTGAGCAGGGCGATGACCTCCGCTCCGTCGTGGCGCGGCTCGTCCGTGCGGGCGGCGTCGGGACGGCGGGTCATGCTGGGGCTGTGGTGGTGGCTGAAGACCAGGATGTGGGCGTCGTCGGCCCCGGTGTTGCGGACGAGCCGGCCGTCCGCGTCGTAGGACCGGGAGCTGTGCGCGGCCAGGGTCCTTTCCAGCCAGCGGAGTTGGTCGCTACCGAGTGAACCCTCGTAGTGGCCGCTGCGGTACGTCGTGTCGATGCTGATGCCGAGGACGTTCTCGGCCACCTTGAAGGAGTAGTACATCCGCTCGCCGTCCAGGTTGTCCTGGGTGTAGCCGTGGCCGACCGGACCGGCACCGGCATGGGCGGGGTCGAGATGCGCGGCCAGATAGTCGTGCGGAGTGCACAGCCGACGCCGCTCGTCGGCGGTCACGGTCCGCGCCGAGGCCGCGTTCCTGGTCAGGATCGCCTTGAGCACCTCGCTCTTCGGATCGTCGCCCGACCCGAGCGCCTTGGCGTAGGCGGCCGCGTCCGCGGCGGACACCGACAGCAGTTTGCGGGACCCGACGGCGAAGTCGTTCAGCGCGGGCGACAGGCAACCGCCGGGCAGATCGTCGTGGTTGCCGACCGTGGAGTACCAGGGGATGCGCAACCCCGGGCTGGTGATCGGGCGGGTGGCCGCCTGGAGGAAGCCGGGGATCAGGGGCAGTCCGCGCCGCTTGTCCAGGTCGCGCAGGTGGGGGTCCCCGGGGTGCCAGTACAGGGGGAGACCGGAGTTCTGGGCGCCTTCGTACGCCCGCGGGTCACCGGTGTTCGGCGTGATCCGGCCACCGCTCATCACGGTCAGGAACCACTCCAGCTCGATCGCGGAGTTGTTGTCGACGTTGTCGCCCGTGGTCATCACGAAGGCGGGGCGCAGCCTGGTGTTCGGTCCTCCGCCGAGCCCGTTCACCTGCTCGACGAGCGCGACCGCCCCTGCCACCGTCAGCGCCTCCTGCGCCCGCCACGACGAGGCTCCGCGCGAGCGCAGGAACTCGGTGCGCAGCGGGTTCTGTACGTCGGCGAGATGGAGGTCGGTGAACTGTACGAAGCACGCGAGCGGGGTACGCCGGTCCTGGCGCCCGGCACCGGGCTTGGCGAGCTCCTTGCGGACGACCAGGGGCCAGCCGGGGCCCGAGACCATCCGTCGGTAGGTGCCGGTGTGGGCGCTGCCGCCGAGGCGGGCCGTCGTCTCCAGGGTGGTCAGGGCGTACGGCGCCGTCCGCGGGGCGGTGCGGGGCGGCCGCTGGGCGACGGTGCGTGCGGCGGGCTCGACGGCGGGGTATTCGCGCTGGCGCGGCAGGAGCGCCCCCGCAGTGGTTCCGGCGACGCCGGCCGCTGCCGTGGCGCCCGAGGCGAGCAGAAATCGACGACGGTTGACGGCGGCGGATACAGATTCGGTTCCGGCCATGGGGCGACCCTCCGGTGCCTCCGAGCGATTCACTTGCTGGAACCACTCAGCCAGGCCGCGGGGACACGGGCGTAGCGTCGCCGTGAACGCCTCCGGAACAGGCGGAACGCCACTTGGCCCCGGTGTTTCCGAGGGCGTCGCCTGGCCCGCGGGAGGTCCGACGCGACGCGGACCAGGGCCTTCCGGGGCCGTTCCGCCATCGGCCCCAAATTCTCTTGACGCACGTGATGTTACCGATAACATCACTGAGTCTGGGAACGCTCCCAAGCCCCAAGCCCAGGCTCGAGAGCAGGAGCGAGAGCGGGAACAGGAACGGGAACGGGGCCGGGGGGCGAGTGACCGCACCCCACCGCGCCCGCACTGCACTCGCGCCACGGCACTCGCACTCGCACCGCACCCACACCCACACCCACACCCCGCCGAAACCGACGCCCGCCCCCAACCCGGACCGGAGAAGTCCCGATGCCGCATCTCCTGCGCGTCCCCGCGCCCCCCGCGCCGCCCCTGACCGGCCATCTCCCCTTCACCGACGCCCCGGGGGCGCCCGACCCCATCGAGGTGACCAGCCGCTACCTCACGCGCGGCGGCCGCCCCTGGTTCCCGGTCTCCGGCGAGTTCCACTACACGCGCTACCCGGCCCGGGACTGGGAGGAGGAGCTGCTGAAGATGAAGGCGGGCGGGGTCACCGTCGTCGCCAGTTACGTCATCTGGATCCACCACGAGGAGATCGAGGGCCGCGTCCGCTTCGACGGCGATCGCGATCTGCGGCGCTTCGCCGAGTTGTGCGCCCGGCACGGCCTGGACTTCATCCCGCGCATCGGCCCCTGGTGCCACGCGGAGGTCCGCAACGGCGGCTTCCCGGACTGGCTGCTCGCCCGCACCCGCGCGCCCCGCACCGACGACCCGGCCTATCTGGAGCCCGTACACGGCTGGTTCACGGCGATCGCGCAACAGCTGCGCGGACTGGACCGGGCGCACGGCGGTCCGATCGTCGCGATCCAGATCGAGAACGAGCTCTACGACCAGCCCGGCCACCTCCTCACCCTGAAGCGGATGGCCCAGGAGGCGGGTCTGAGTGCGCCGCTGTGGACGTCCACGGCGTGGGGCGGGGTCCGACTGCCGTCCGACGAACTGCTCCCGCTGTACGGCGGCTACACCGAGACGTTCTGGACGGAGGCGGACGGAGGCTGGCCGGACACCTGCCGCAAGCACTTCTTCTTCACCCATCAGCGCGACGACGAGGGCATCGGCGCCGACCTGCGCCCGACGACCGTTCGCGGCGGCGACCCCACGCCCACGGACCGCTTTCCCTGGGCCACCTGCGAGCTCGGCGGCGGCATGGCCGTCGCCTACCACCGCAGGCCGCGCGTCGAGCCCGACGACATCGGCGCGCTCGGCCTCACCAAGATCGGCTGCGGTTCGGTCTGGCAGGGCTACTACATGTTCCACGGCGGCACGAACCCGGCGGGTGAACTCACCACGCTCCAGGAGTCCCACGCCACCGGCTACCCCAACGACCTGCCCGTGCTCACCTACGACTTCCAGGCGCCGCTGGGCGAGTACGGCCAGGTCCGGCCCTCGTACCACGCACTGCGTCTCCAGCACCTGCTGCTGGCCGACTTCGGTGACCTGATCGCCCCCATGGAGTCCGTCCTGCCCGAGCGGCAGCCCGCCTCCCAGTCCGACCGGGACACCCTGCGCTGGGCCGTGCGCGGTGACGGCGCCTCCGGCTTCCTGTTCGTCAACAACCACCAGCCGCACGAACCGCTGCCGGCCCACCCCGGCACCACCTTCACGGTCGACTTCCCCGAAGCTCCCGCCCTGACGTTGCCCAGCGCCCCGGTCACCGTCCCGACCGGTGCGTACTTCTGCTGGCCGCTGCGCCTGAACGTCGCCGGTCTACGGCTCGACTGGGCCACCGCCCAGCCTGTGTGCCGGGTCCAGGACGACGGGCGTACGGTCCTGGTGCTGGCCGCCACCGACGGCATTCCGGTCGAACTCGCCCTGGACGCGGGCACGGTCGCGTCCGTCGACACGCCCTCCGGCGAGGTCACCGAGGCCGACGACCGGATCCTGATCACCGGTCTGCGCCCGGGCACCGACGCCCTGGTCCAGGTGAAGACCGCGGACGGCGACGACATCGGCCTGCTCGTGCTCGACGCCGACAGCGCGCGCACCGCCTACCGGGGCACGGCCTGGGGGGCCGAGCGGCTGGTGCTCTGCCCGGACGGGGTCGTCTTCGACCAGGACGGACTTCGCGTGCACAGCTCGGCGACCCGGCCCTCATTCGCCGTACTTCCCGCGCCGGCAAGGGTGTTGACGGTGGCCGGCACTCCGCTGTCGACGACGGCCGACGGTCCGTTCACCCGCTGCACGATCGCCGAAGGGGTCGACGCCGAGGACACCGCGCTCGCCGCCACCCTGGTGCGCCCCGCGGGACCGCCGCCCGCGCTCACGACGGGGCCGCTGGGGCGGGCGAGCGCCCCGGCGGACGAGCACTTCACGAGCTCCACGGCCGAGTACCGCGTGGAGGTCCCGGACGAGCTGCTGCGTGAACCGTCCGGCACGCTCCTGCGCTTTCACTGGACGGGCGACGTGGGGCGCGCGTACGTCGGGGACACCCTCGTCGCCGATCAGTTCTTCTCCGGCCGTGTCTGGGACCTCGGTCTCGACCGGCTCCCCTCCGAAGCCCTGCGCACCCATGGCCTGACGCTGCGGCTGCTGCCCCGGGCCGCCGGCGCTCCGGTGTACGTGCCCGAGCAGGCGGGCGACGTCACGGGACGAGCGGCCGTGTGGCGCGTCGAGTGGGTGACCACCCGCGCCTGGGAGATCACGGCGGACAGAGCCTAGAGGCGGCCGACGCGGCAGGCGGGCCTATCCTGTGGGCCTGCCGGGCGGATCGGGACAGACCGCCGCCGAGATGTCGGAGGATGCGCCCCCATGACCCGAGGTGCCACGGACGGCGCCGTCCCCCAGGGAACCGAGGGGCCCAAGGGACGCAGCCGGCGCAGCTTCGCGGGGGCGCGTCCGGTGATGGACGACGTGGCCCGTCTGGCCGGTGTCTCGAAACAGACGGTCTCCCGGGTGCTCAACGACAGTCCCGCGGTGCGGCCCGAGACCCGGGAGGCGGTCGTGGCCGCCATGCGCACACTCGGCTACCGGCCGAGCCGCAGCGCGCGTTCCCTGGCCAGTGGCAGGACGCGGATGCTCGGGGTGATCTCGTTCGACGCGGCGCGCTACGGGCCCGCCTCCATCCTGACCGCGATCAACTCGGCCGCCCAGGAAGCCGGATACCTGGTCAGTTCCATCGCGCTCGACACGGCCGACCGGGACACCCTGGTGCGTGCCGTGCACACGCTGTCGGCCGAGGGGGCGGACGGCCTGCTCGCCATCGCACCGCAGCGCTGGGTGGGCAGGGCCCTGGCGGAGGCGGCGCTCGACGTCCCCTTGATGGTCCTGGAGAACGACCTCGGGGACGACGCCTCCTACGTCACCGCGGACTCCCGCGACGGGGCGCGCCAGGCCACCGAGCACCTGCTGAAGCTCGGCCACGGCACGGTTCACCACATCGCGGGGCCCACGGGCTGGCTGTCCGCCGAGCGCCGCATGGAAGCGTGGTGGGACACCCTTCGGGCGGCGGGGGCCGAGGTCCCCGAGCCGCTCATCGGCGACTGGAGCGCGGACTCCGGGTACGCGCTGGGCCGCCGGCTGGCCGCGCGCCCCGAGGTCACGGCGGTGTTCGCCTCCAACGACCAGATGGCGCTCGGCGTGCTGCGCGCCCTGCACGAGGCCGGGCGGCACGTTCCGGACGACGTCAGCGTCGTCGGCTACGACGACATCCCCGAGGCCGCCCACATGCTGCCCCCGCTGACGACCGTGCGTACCGACTTCGCCGCGACGGGCCGACGTTCGCTTCAGCTGCTGCTGTCGCGCATCGACGGTTCGACGAACTCCCGGATCGATCACATCGAGCCGGTCCGGCTCGTCGTACGCCGCAGCACGGGCCCCGCGCGGCGGGGGCGATGACACGGGGGCGGTGACGCGGCGGGAAACGCCGGGCGGGCCCGCCCGGCGCCAGGGGGTGGCGTTCGGATCACCTCGGGTCCGCGGCG is a window of Streptomyces sp. NBC_00271 DNA encoding:
- a CDS encoding gamma carbonic anhydrase family protein, with translation MTQQALIMGIGGKDPQVDPDAFTAPMSVVIGDVTLHAGASVWYGAVLRADFGPIVIGADSNIQDNCTLHVDPGFPITVGERVSVGHNAVLHGATVEDDCLIGMGATVLNGAVIGAGSLVAAQALVPQGMQVPPGSLVAGVPAKVKRPLTEEERQGLTLNGTFYVDLAKTHKEAHGS
- a CDS encoding DedA family protein, whose protein sequence is MDVQHWLETVPAVSIYALVALVIGLESLGIPLPGEIILVSAALLSSQHSGINPVILGACASIGAIVGDSIGYAIGRKGGRPLLAWLGAKFPRHFSEGHVATAERSFQKWGMWAVFFGRFIALLRIFAGPLAGVLKMPYWKFLIANVLGGIIWAGGTTAVIYYVGVVAESWLKRFSWVGLVVAVLIGLASMLIVKRKAKKAAAEIETGEREPVAAAE
- a CDS encoding carboxylesterase/lipase family protein; its protein translation is MNRGQIVRSGRLRTLVVGVTVFAAALAAPAPALAAPAPAHAAQDPTVVRTAAGLVRGEVTAEGRQFLGIPYAQPPVGALRWKDPEPVAPWRGVRTARDFGNRCVQTASWDPGYERPSHTEDCLDLNVYVPEGAGSRPVMVWLHGGGLTAGAGEDIVPDTFARQTGTVVVTVNYRLGAMGFLATAGLDGEARDGVSGNFGMLDQQAALRWVRADIGRFGGDPGRVTVAGESAGGRSVCTQLASPTSKGLYRAGIVESGAYGNCAARTHEAAVAAGAAFARKAGCADLSAACLRGKSSAEILAAQGGFDWGPVVGGAFLPVQPFEAYAKGVAARVPVLNGANEDEGRLFAFARFDNAGTPLTAERYPAVVKDAWGAELGERVLERYPLDGYASPTLAYATAFGDYLMACPALRLDGVLAGRGPVYAYEFADRTSPPFASLRDLHTGFDFGATHVNEVQYLFKHFGLTTPLNAEQRVLSRQMIQYWGSFVRGGVPRADGQPAMPGGAGPVLSLRTASRGGNIVSTTVHREHRCDLWDAAARG
- a CDS encoding beta-glucosidase family protein, which gives rise to MSHTFSRRSTLRLLGGAIAVAAAATTATGPVPLARAESRSGAGPRVEGLIVKLTLDEKISLLHGATDPASLGQAGYIPGVPRLGIPPLRLADGPAGVRVTRHATALPAPVLLASAFDPGLARRYGQVIGREGRALGQDVLLSPMVNLIRTPYAGRNFETFSEDPLLAGDLVAAEIRGIQGEGLIATVKHFALNNQEQDRNSIDVRVDEQTMHEVELRGFEAAVAARTGAVMGAYNKVNGTFACENKTLLTDILRERWGFGGWVMTDWFAAHSTVTALTAGLDMEMPDGTYFGAALKTAVRSGAVAESYVDRAVRRVLAVMDHFGLLDGSVPPRPARDPKAGAAVALEVAKAGATLLRNKRHALPLTGAAARSIAVVGPTGSLPFISGGGSAHVVPDHADSPLDAIRSRAGGGARVSYALGEDLFGKAIPDGALTAGIDTEGQRVAAGGAWTYTGTLTVADADEWTFVIHYSGIRPTVLVDGVELFPPLPGYGEYFSGGLVSAAPDGLAVRRKALNLSRGAHQVSITAQGADTGQLFRLRRITGATRAQDVAEAVDAARAAHSVVLFAYEDATEGLDRGTLALPGNQERLIKAVAAANPRTAVVLNTSSSTSMPWLDGTAAVLQMYYPGQEGAAATAAVLFGDCDPGGRLTQSFAVDDAHHPVAGDPRRYPGVNGTEEYSEGIHVGYRWYDAQGVPPLFPFGHGLSYTSFAYEDLRVRGREVGFTVRNTGRRDGVEVAQVYLGPSPDLRLDQAVRVLAGYRRLTLRAGERRRVTVRLDPRTLSSWDAGRHDWVLGTGRRAVWVGSSSRDLRLRGSVEVGA
- a CDS encoding TIGR03767 family metallophosphoesterase, with translation MAGTESVSAAVNRRRFLLASGATAAAGVAGTTAGALLPRQREYPAVEPAARTVAQRPPRTAPRTAPYALTTLETTARLGGSAHTGTYRRMVSGPGWPLVVRKELAKPGAGRQDRRTPLACFVQFTDLHLADVQNPLRTEFLRSRGASSWRAQEALTVAGAVALVEQVNGLGGGPNTRLRPAFVMTTGDNVDNNSAIELEWFLTVMSGGRITPNTGDPRAYEGAQNSGLPLYWHPGDPHLRDLDKRRGLPLIPGFLQAATRPITSPGLRIPWYSTVGNHDDLPGGCLSPALNDFAVGSRKLLSVSAADAAAYAKALGSGDDPKSEVLKAILTRNAASARTVTADERRRLCTPHDYLAAHLDPAHAGAGPVGHGYTQDNLDGERMYYSFKVAENVLGISIDTTYRSGHYEGSLGSDQLRWLERTLAAHSSRSYDADGRLVRNTGADDAHILVFSHHHSPSMTRRPDAARTDEPRHDGAEVIALLSRFPNVVAWINGHSHVNRITPHAHATPARSFWEVNTASHVDYPHHARLIELTDNGDGTVSLFTTLVESAAPHRTARDFDDLSAVGLASLYREVAYNAPGLAESMKGGVQEGWAGGAGDRNAELVVAGGPAAA
- a CDS encoding beta-galactosidase, with translation MPHLLRVPAPPAPPLTGHLPFTDAPGAPDPIEVTSRYLTRGGRPWFPVSGEFHYTRYPARDWEEELLKMKAGGVTVVASYVIWIHHEEIEGRVRFDGDRDLRRFAELCARHGLDFIPRIGPWCHAEVRNGGFPDWLLARTRAPRTDDPAYLEPVHGWFTAIAQQLRGLDRAHGGPIVAIQIENELYDQPGHLLTLKRMAQEAGLSAPLWTSTAWGGVRLPSDELLPLYGGYTETFWTEADGGWPDTCRKHFFFTHQRDDEGIGADLRPTTVRGGDPTPTDRFPWATCELGGGMAVAYHRRPRVEPDDIGALGLTKIGCGSVWQGYYMFHGGTNPAGELTTLQESHATGYPNDLPVLTYDFQAPLGEYGQVRPSYHALRLQHLLLADFGDLIAPMESVLPERQPASQSDRDTLRWAVRGDGASGFLFVNNHQPHEPLPAHPGTTFTVDFPEAPALTLPSAPVTVPTGAYFCWPLRLNVAGLRLDWATAQPVCRVQDDGRTVLVLAATDGIPVELALDAGTVASVDTPSGEVTEADDRILITGLRPGTDALVQVKTADGDDIGLLVLDADSARTAYRGTAWGAERLVLCPDGVVFDQDGLRVHSSATRPSFAVLPAPARVLTVAGTPLSTTADGPFTRCTIAEGVDAEDTALAATLVRPAGPPPALTTGPLGRASAPADEHFTSSTAEYRVEVPDELLREPSGTLLRFHWTGDVGRAYVGDTLVADQFFSGRVWDLGLDRLPSEALRTHGLTLRLLPRAAGAPVYVPEQAGDVTGRAAVWRVEWVTTRAWEITADRA
- a CDS encoding LacI family DNA-binding transcriptional regulator; the encoded protein is MTRGATDGAVPQGTEGPKGRSRRSFAGARPVMDDVARLAGVSKQTVSRVLNDSPAVRPETREAVVAAMRTLGYRPSRSARSLASGRTRMLGVISFDAARYGPASILTAINSAAQEAGYLVSSIALDTADRDTLVRAVHTLSAEGADGLLAIAPQRWVGRALAEAALDVPLMVLENDLGDDASYVTADSRDGARQATEHLLKLGHGTVHHIAGPTGWLSAERRMEAWWDTLRAAGAEVPEPLIGDWSADSGYALGRRLAARPEVTAVFASNDQMALGVLRALHEAGRHVPDDVSVVGYDDIPEAAHMLPPLTTVRTDFAATGRRSLQLLLSRIDGSTNSRIDHIEPVRLVVRRSTGPARRGR